A window of Actinomadura viridis genomic DNA:
CGGCGATGACGCGCGGCGCGGGCACGTCGGTGCCCGCCAGCGCCGTCAGCACCCGCGCCTCGCGGCGGAGCACGTCGTTGGTGCGGGACCGCAGATGCCGGGGGCCGCGGCGCAGCACGTACGCGCGGCCGCCGCGGCGGAAGCGCACCAGCACGTTCTGGGTGCCGCCGGTCAGCGCGGCGACGTCCTCGAACGGTCCGTCCGGCAGGCCCTGCCCGGTCATCCAGGCGCCCAGGACCTCGAAGTCCACGAGCTCGCGCTCGATCCGGCCGGGCTGCTCCACGGTGGTCTCCCTCGAAGCGACAGAGCCGAGACTAACAGTGATGCACTTGCATTAATCATTGAGGAGAGCACATTATCAGCGGGACGGCCGGGGCCGCCGGGCGGCGCTCCGGTGACGGCCCGCGACAGCGAGGAGACCGGGATGGCCTGGGATTTCGAGACCGACACCGAGTACCAGCGGCTGCTCGACTGGGCCGACGCCTTCGTCCGCGACGAGGTCGAACCCCTCGACCTGGTGCTGGGCGACCCCTACGACAAGACCGACCCCCGGTTCAAGGAACTGGTCCGCCCCCTCCAGGAACGGGTGAGGGAACGCGGCCTGTGGGCCTGCCACCTCGGCCCCGAGCTGGGCGGCCAGGGGTACGGCCAGGTCAAGCTGGCCCTGCTGAACGAGATCCTGGGCCGCTCCCGCTGGGCGCCGTCGGTGTTCGGCTGCCAGGCCCCCGATTCCGGGAACGCCGAGATCCTCGCCCACTTCGGCACGCCGGAGCAGAAGGAGCGCTACCTCGCGCCCCTGCTGAACGGCGAGATCTCCTCCTCGTACTCGATGACCGAGCCGCACGGCGGCGCCGACCCGACCCTGTTCACCACGCGCGCCGTGCGCGACGGCGACGGATGGGTCATCAACGGGGAGAAGTGGTTCTCCTCCAACGCCCGGCACGCCGCGTTCATCATCGTGATGGCCGTGACCGACCCCGACGTCAGCGCCTACCAGGGCATGTCGATGTTCATCGTCCCCGCCGGGACGCCCGGCCTCACCATCGTCCGCAACGTGGGGGTGGGCGGCGAGCGCGAGGGCTCGCACGGCTACCTGCGCTACG
This region includes:
- a CDS encoding acyl-CoA dehydrogenase family protein, encoding MAWDFETDTEYQRLLDWADAFVRDEVEPLDLVLGDPYDKTDPRFKELVRPLQERVRERGLWACHLGPELGGQGYGQVKLALLNEILGRSRWAPSVFGCQAPDSGNAEILAHFGTPEQKERYLAPLLNGEISSSYSMTEPHGGADPTLFTTRAVRDGDGWVINGEKWFSSNARHAAFIIVMAVTDPDVSAYQGMSMFIVPAGTPGLTIVRNVGVGGEREGSHGYLRYEDVRVPAGNLLGAEGGAFVIAQTRLGGGRIHHAMRTIAQVRKAFDMMCERAVSRETRFGPLARLQMTQEKIADSWIEMEQFRLLVLRTAWLIDKHGDYKKVRKDIAAVKAAMPKVFHDVVQRAMHLHGALGVSGEMPFASMLLGAQALAIADGPTEVHKITVARQLLRDLEPVEGLWPSGHLPTRREEARARYAAALEHALGNE